The sequence GTCCGGGGGAGGGAACCCCTTTTTTCAAAAAGGGGTTCCCTCCCCCGGAATTCCACTCCGAAGGAGGTTCGTGATGAGCGAAGCGTATGACGCGCTCAAGGCGCGGGAGCGGGCGGCGATCATGAACACGTACGGCCGGTATCCCTTGGCCATCGTTTCGGGCAAGGGCTGCCGCCTCTACGACTGCGACGGTCGCGAATACATCGACCTGCTGGCCGGCATCGCCGTGTGCAACCTGGGGCACTGCCGCGAGGAGATCGCCGAAGTGGTCGCCGCCAAGGCCCGCGAACTGGTGCACGTGAGCAACCTGTTCACCCAGCGCGAGCAGATCGAGCTGGCCGAGGCGCTGACCGCCACCTGCCACGCCGGCAAGGCCTTTTTCTGCAACTCCGGGGCCGAGGCCAACGAAGGGGCGATCAAGCTGGCCCGGCGCTACATGCGCACGGTCAAAAACCGCGACGCCTACGAGATCATCACACTCACCCACTCCTTCCACGGCCGCACCCTGGCCACGCTCACGGCCACCGGCCAGGACAAGATCAAGTTCGGCTTCGATCCCCTGCCCGAAGGCTTCACCACCGTGCCGGCCGGGGACATCGAGGCCCTGCGCGCGGCCGTTTCGCCGAAAACGGCGGCGGTGCTCCTGGAATGCATCCAGGGAGAGGGCGGCGTGCTTCCCTTCCCGCAGGCGTACCTGTCGGCCGTGGCCGCGCTGTGCCAGGAGAAGGACATCCTTTTGATGTGCGATGAGGTGCAGTGCGGTATGTGCCGGTCGGGCAGGTTCTGGGCCTTCCAGAACTACGGCCTGGAACCGGATATCGTCACCTGCTCCAAGGCCCTGGCCAACGGGCTGCCCATGGGCGCAGTGCTGGCCACGGACGCCGTGGCGGCCGGGTTCGTGCCGGGCTCCCATGCCACGACCTTCGGCGGCGGGGCGCTGGTCTCGGCGGCGGCGGCCAAGACCATCGCCATCATGAACGACGACCGGCTGGCCGAGCGGGCGGCCCGGATGGGCGATTTCGCCATGGCCCTGTTCGAGGATGTGCGCGCGGCCTATCCGGACAAGATCGCCACGATCCGGGGCATGGGGCTGATGCTCGGCATCGAGCTGACCTTCCCCGGGGCCGAGGTCTGGAGGAAGCTGCTCGATCGCGGCTTCATCCTGAACCTGACCCAGGACAAGGTGCTGCGGCTGTTGCCGCCGCTGGTCATCGAGCAGGAGGACCTCAAGCTCTTCGCCGCCGCCCTGGCCGACGTGCTGGGCGAAATCTAACCTTCATCCTCGCCGAGGGGGTCCGGGGGGCATCATGCCCCCCGGCCGCCGGAGGCATTCTTCCGTTCGCCTACCGAAACGCCCGCATCACGAACGTCCAGGCGGATTTCAGCACGCTTGTGACACCCTTGCGCCGGCCCATCTCGATGAGGATGGACAGGCTCTGCCCGGGTTCGCTCAAATACTTGAGCAGCTTCTTTCTGGCCACCCGACGCGAGAAGATGCCGTACCAGCGGTCGATCTCCGCCGCCGGCAAATCGGGGTAGCCCACCACGCACGCGCCCATGCCGTCGAAGCTGGTCAGGTCCCTGGCCACGAGGTAGCCGTGTTCGCTGGCCCAGGCGTACATGGGCGTGCCGGGATAGGGCACGGCCTTGGACACCTGCGCCGTATCCACGTCGAGCTCCTCCATAAACGCCATGGACTTGCGGATGGTGGCCTCGGTCTCGCCGGGCAGCCCCAGGCAGAAGGTGGCGTGGGTGCGGATGCCGAGCTCCCGGCACCACCCGACCACTTGCCGGCATTTATCGAGATTGAGCGGCT comes from Solidesulfovibrio sp. and encodes:
- a CDS encoding aspartate aminotransferase family protein; this encodes MSEAYDALKARERAAIMNTYGRYPLAIVSGKGCRLYDCDGREYIDLLAGIAVCNLGHCREEIAEVVAAKARELVHVSNLFTQREQIELAEALTATCHAGKAFFCNSGAEANEGAIKLARRYMRTVKNRDAYEIITLTHSFHGRTLATLTATGQDKIKFGFDPLPEGFTTVPAGDIEALRAAVSPKTAAVLLECIQGEGGVLPFPQAYLSAVAALCQEKDILLMCDEVQCGMCRSGRFWAFQNYGLEPDIVTCSKALANGLPMGAVLATDAVAAGFVPGSHATTFGGGALVSAAAAKTIAIMNDDRLAERAARMGDFAMALFEDVRAAYPDKIATIRGMGLMLGIELTFPGAEVWRKLLDRGFILNLTQDKVLRLLPPLVIEQEDLKLFAAALADVLGEI